Proteins from a single region of Pseudomonas sp. BSw22131:
- the argF gene encoding ornithine carbamoyltransferase, which translates to MSARHFLSMMDYTPDELVGVLRRGIELKDLRNRGVLFEPLRGRVLAMIFEKSSTRTRVSFEAGMIQLGGQAIFLSPRDTQLGRGEPIADGARVMSRMVDAVMIRTFAHSNLTEFAAHSRVPVINGLSDDLHPCQLLADMQTFLEHRGSIQGKTVAWIGDGNNMCNSYIEAAIQFDFNLRIACPEGYEPDPRFLALAENRVTLTRDPREAVKGAHLVSTDVWTSMGQEEETARRIALFRPFQVTRGLLDLAAEDVLFMHCLPAHRGEEISQDLLDDARSVAWDQAENRLHAQKALLEFLVAPALQSA; encoded by the coding sequence ATGAGCGCAAGGCACTTTCTCTCGATGATGGACTACACGCCCGATGAGCTGGTCGGCGTGCTCCGTCGCGGCATAGAGCTAAAAGACCTGCGTAACCGCGGCGTACTTTTTGAGCCGCTACGAGGCCGCGTGCTGGCGATGATCTTCGAGAAATCTTCGACTCGCACACGGGTTTCCTTTGAAGCGGGCATGATCCAGCTCGGCGGTCAGGCGATTTTTCTGTCGCCGCGCGATACCCAGCTTGGCCGCGGCGAGCCTATCGCAGACGGCGCCCGGGTGATGTCGCGCATGGTTGACGCAGTGATGATCCGCACCTTCGCGCACAGCAACCTGACCGAGTTTGCCGCGCACTCCCGTGTCCCGGTGATCAACGGCCTGTCCGATGATCTGCACCCGTGCCAGTTGCTGGCCGACATGCAAACCTTTCTAGAGCACCGTGGCTCCATCCAGGGCAAGACCGTGGCCTGGATCGGCGACGGCAACAACATGTGCAACAGCTATATAGAAGCTGCGATCCAGTTCGACTTTAATCTGCGTATCGCCTGCCCTGAAGGTTATGAACCCGACCCTCGCTTCCTGGCGCTCGCCGAAAATCGCGTCACCCTGACCCGCGATCCACGTGAAGCAGTCAAAGGCGCGCACCTTGTCAGCACCGATGTCTGGACGTCGATGGGCCAAGAGGAAGAAACCGCCAGACGGATTGCTCTGTTTAGGCCGTTTCAGGTTACTCGCGGCTTGCTGGACCTGGCGGCTGAAGACGTGCTGTTCATGCACTGCCTGCCCGCTCACCGAGGAGAAGAAATCAGCCAGGACCTGCTGGACGACGCGCGTTCCGTGGCGTGGGATCAGGCGGAGAATCGCCTGCACGCGCAAAAGGCGCTGCTTGAGTTCCTGGTTGCCCCAGCCCTACAGTCCGCGTGA
- a CDS encoding ABC transporter ATP-binding protein, which translates to MSPPMLLKLRNLACGYDNQRVVQDLNLHLNAGDIGCLLGSSGCGKTTTLRAIAGFEPVHEGEIVLEGAVISRAGYTLAPEKRRIGMVFQDYALFPHLTVAENIAFGVRNHPRLTQLTTEMLELVNLGTLGKRYPHELSGGQQQRVALARALAPEPQLLLLDEPFSNLDGELRRRLSHEVRDILKARGTSAILVTHDQEEAFAVSDHVGVFKEGRLEQWDTPYNLYHEPATPFVASFIGQGYFIRGQLIDAESVQTELGVLRGNRAYAGVSGAPMDVLLRPDDIVYAPQSALKVHVTSKTFQGAATLYRLQLPTGTQLEGLFPSHADLNPGDHVGIEVAAEHLVLFPAAGSVALHPANAM; encoded by the coding sequence GTGAGCCCGCCCATGCTGCTGAAGTTGCGAAATCTGGCGTGCGGTTACGACAATCAACGCGTGGTGCAGGATTTGAATTTGCACCTCAATGCGGGAGACATTGGCTGCTTGCTGGGCTCATCGGGCTGCGGCAAGACCACCACGTTACGCGCCATCGCCGGGTTCGAGCCGGTTCATGAGGGCGAAATCGTTCTGGAGGGTGCAGTTATCTCCCGTGCGGGCTACACGCTCGCCCCAGAGAAACGCCGCATCGGCATGGTGTTTCAGGACTACGCGCTGTTTCCGCACCTGACCGTGGCCGAAAACATTGCCTTTGGGGTTCGTAATCACCCGCGTCTGACGCAACTGACGACCGAGATGCTGGAACTGGTCAATCTCGGGACGCTCGGCAAACGCTACCCGCATGAACTGTCCGGCGGCCAGCAGCAGCGTGTGGCATTGGCGCGAGCGTTGGCACCTGAACCACAATTGCTACTGCTCGATGAACCGTTTTCAAACCTCGACGGTGAGCTGCGAAGACGCCTGAGCCATGAGGTGCGCGACATCCTCAAGGCGCGCGGCACCAGTGCCATTCTGGTCACCCACGACCAGGAAGAAGCTTTTGCGGTCAGTGATCACGTGGGTGTGTTTAAAGAGGGCCGGCTGGAGCAGTGGGACACGCCGTACAACCTGTATCACGAGCCGGCTACACCGTTTGTGGCCAGCTTCATCGGCCAGGGGTATTTCATTCGTGGTCAGTTGATTGATGCCGAGTCGGTCCAGACCGAGCTGGGTGTGCTACGCGGCAATCGTGCGTACGCGGGGGTCAGCGGCGCGCCGATGGATGTACTGCTCCGTCCTGACGACATTGTCTACGCGCCACAGAGCGCACTCAAAGTACATGTCACCAGCAAGACCTTTCAAGGTGCAGCCACGTTGTACCGCCTGCAATTGCCAACCGGTACGCAGTTGGAAGGACTCTTCCCGAGCCATGCCGACCTCAATCCAGGCGATCATGTCGGGATTGAAGTGGCGGCCGAGCATCTGGTGTTGTTTCCGGCCGCAGGCAGCGTTGCGCTGCATCCTGCGAACGCGATGTAA
- a CDS encoding PhzF family phenazine biosynthesis protein, whose product MQLEFHQVDAFSDRPFAGNPAMVYKLDTWLADELMQCIAAEHNLAETAFLVREAQGWHIRWFTPTTEVPLCGHATLASAHVLFEIYGETAERIDFSGRSGPLSVSREGGRLLLDFPAMPPSEVGVTVDIERALGVEVVDVLGAAELLVVLESEQAVRDCKPDMAAIARLPWLGVIITAKGEQHDFVSRYFAPGLGINEDPVTGSTHCSLIPYWSGRLNKLSLSAYQCSARGGELFCRLEGPRVKIGGYAVLVASGKLIIG is encoded by the coding sequence ATGCAGCTTGAATTTCATCAAGTCGACGCTTTCAGTGACCGGCCTTTTGCTGGTAATCCCGCGATGGTTTACAAGCTCGACACCTGGCTTGCGGATGAACTGATGCAGTGCATAGCTGCCGAGCACAATCTGGCCGAGACCGCTTTTTTGGTGCGCGAGGCGCAGGGCTGGCATATCCGCTGGTTCACGCCGACCACCGAGGTCCCCTTGTGCGGGCACGCAACGCTTGCGAGCGCTCATGTCCTGTTTGAGATCTACGGTGAGACGGCCGAACGGATCGATTTCTCGGGCAGATCCGGGCCACTGAGCGTCAGCCGCGAAGGCGGGCGTTTGCTCCTGGATTTCCCGGCAATGCCGCCCAGTGAGGTGGGCGTTACGGTGGATATCGAACGTGCGCTGGGCGTTGAGGTGGTGGACGTGCTGGGTGCCGCCGAATTGCTGGTGGTTCTGGAGTCAGAGCAGGCGGTGCGAGATTGCAAACCGGACATGGCCGCCATTGCGCGCTTGCCGTGGCTGGGTGTGATCATCACTGCCAAGGGCGAACAGCATGATTTTGTCTCCCGGTACTTTGCGCCAGGTCTGGGGATCAACGAAGATCCGGTCACCGGCTCCACCCACTGTTCGCTCATCCCGTATTGGTCTGGGCGTTTGAACAAGCTGAGTCTGAGTGCTTACCAGTGTTCGGCGCGAGGTGGAGAGTTATTCTGTCGACTTGAAGGCCCCCGCGTGAAGATCGGCGGCTACGCCGTATTGGTGGCAAGCGGGAAACTGATCATCGGTTGA
- the ybaK gene encoding Cys-tRNA(Pro) deacylase, which produces MTPALDLLKKARAQHRIHSYEHDPKAASYGLEAAEKLNLQPAQVFKTLLASTEKGELLVAVVPVIGTLDLKALAHASGAKKVEMADPAAAQRATGYLLGGISPLGQKKRLRTFIDTSAQPFPTIFVSAGRRGLEVELSAAVLAEHTHATFAQIGRE; this is translated from the coding sequence ATGACCCCTGCATTGGACTTGCTGAAAAAAGCCCGAGCTCAGCACCGTATTCACAGTTACGAGCATGATCCGAAGGCTGCCTCTTATGGCCTCGAAGCGGCCGAGAAATTGAATCTGCAACCCGCTCAAGTGTTCAAAACCCTGCTGGCGAGCACCGAAAAAGGCGAACTGCTGGTCGCGGTGGTGCCGGTAATCGGGACGCTGGACTTAAAAGCGCTGGCACATGCGTCGGGCGCGAAGAAAGTGGAAATGGCCGACCCGGCTGCAGCGCAGCGTGCAACCGGCTATTTGCTGGGTGGGATCAGTCCGCTGGGTCAAAAAAAACGGCTTCGAACCTTTATCGATACATCGGCCCAACCCTTTCCGACGATCTTCGTCAGTGCCGGGCGCCGCGGGCTTGAGGTGGAGCTGTCGGCCGCTGTACTCGCCGAGCATACGCATGCGACATTTGCACAAATTGGTCGTGAATGA
- the glpK gene encoding glycerol kinase GlpK yields the protein MTDSENKNYIIALDQGTTSSRAIIFDRDANVVSTAQSEFVQHYPQPGWVEHDPMEIFASQTACMTKVLAQANLHHNQIAAIGITNQRETTVVWEKDTGRPIYNAVVWQCRRSTEICQQLKRDGLEEYIKETTGLVIDPYFSGSKLKWILDNVEGSRERARRGELLFGTVDSWLIWKFTGGTTHVTDYTNASRTMMFNIHKLEWDQRMLDVLDVPREMLPEVKSSSEVYGHSKSGIPIAGIAGDQQSALFGQMCVEPGQAKNTYGTGCFLLMNTGKKAVKSNHGLLTTIGCGPRGEVAYALEGAVFNGGSTVQWLRDELKIVNDSIDTEYFATKVKDSNGVYLVPAFTGLGAPYWDPYARGALFGLTRGVKVDHIIRAALESIAYQTRDVLDAMQQDAGERLKALRVDGGAVANNFLMQFQADILGREVERPKMRETTALGAAYLAGLAIGFWSSLDELKDKAVIERRFEPQCGEEEKERLYAGWKKAVDRTRDWEPHETTD from the coding sequence ATGACCGACTCAGAAAATAAAAATTACATCATCGCTCTTGACCAAGGTACGACCAGTTCGCGTGCCATCATTTTCGACCGCGATGCCAATGTGGTCAGCACAGCGCAAAGTGAATTCGTCCAGCATTACCCGCAACCGGGCTGGGTCGAACATGACCCCATGGAGATTTTCGCCAGTCAGACTGCCTGCATGACCAAGGTCCTGGCCCAGGCCAACCTTCACCACAACCAGATCGCCGCTATTGGCATCACCAACCAGCGTGAAACAACGGTGGTGTGGGAAAAAGACACTGGCCGCCCGATCTACAACGCTGTCGTCTGGCAGTGCCGCCGCAGCACCGAAATCTGTCAGCAACTCAAACGCGACGGGCTTGAGGAGTACATCAAGGAAACCACCGGGCTGGTCATCGACCCCTACTTTTCCGGCAGCAAACTCAAGTGGATCCTCGATAACGTCGAAGGCAGCCGGGAGCGTGCGCGTCGTGGCGAGCTGCTGTTCGGCACCGTCGATAGCTGGCTGATCTGGAAATTCACCGGCGGCACCACTCACGTTACCGATTACACCAACGCCTCACGCACCATGATGTTCAATATTCATAAGCTTGAGTGGGACCAGCGGATGCTGGATGTCCTGGACGTGCCGCGTGAAATGCTGCCCGAGGTCAAGTCTTCGTCCGAAGTCTACGGCCACAGCAAGAGTGGCATACCTATCGCCGGAATCGCCGGAGACCAGCAATCAGCGTTGTTCGGGCAAATGTGCGTAGAGCCCGGGCAGGCCAAAAATACCTACGGTACCGGTTGTTTCCTGCTGATGAACACAGGCAAGAAGGCCGTTAAATCCAACCACGGACTGCTGACGACCATCGGCTGCGGCCCACGAGGCGAAGTGGCTTATGCGCTGGAAGGGGCCGTGTTCAACGGTGGCTCGACCGTGCAATGGCTGCGTGACGAGCTGAAGATCGTCAACGACTCGATCGACACCGAATACTTTGCCACAAAGGTCAAAGACAGCAACGGTGTCTACCTCGTCCCCGCCTTTACCGGCCTGGGCGCACCGTACTGGGACCCGTATGCCCGTGGCGCGCTGTTCGGTCTGACGCGCGGCGTAAAGGTCGATCACATCATTCGGGCCGCGCTCGAATCCATCGCCTATCAAACCCGCGATGTGCTGGACGCCATGCAGCAGGACGCCGGCGAGCGCCTCAAAGCGTTGCGCGTAGACGGCGGTGCGGTGGCGAACAACTTCCTCATGCAGTTTCAGGCCGACATTCTCGGGAGAGAAGTCGAGCGCCCGAAAATGCGCGAAACCACGGCGCTGGGCGCGGCCTATCTTGCCGGCCTGGCGATTGGTTTCTGGAGCAGCCTGGATGAGCTGAAAGACAAAGCGGTGATCGAGCGCAGGTTCGAGCCGCAATGTGGCGAAGAGGAAAAGGAGCGGTTGTACGCGGGCTGGAAAAAAGCCGTCGACCGCACCCGCGATTGGGAACCGCACGAAACGACTGATTGA
- a CDS encoding DeoR/GlpR family transcriptional regulator — translation MNLPPRQQQILELVRERGYVSIEEMAQLFVVTPQTIRRDINQLAEMNLLRRYHGGAAYDSSIENTAYAMRADQMRDEKQRIAEAIAAQIPDHASLFINIGTTTESIARALLNHNHLKIITNNLHVASILSGKDDFEVLLAGGNVRRDGGVVGQASVDFITQFKVDFALVGISGIDDDGSLLDFDYQEVRVSQAIIANARQVILAADSSKFGRNAMVRLGPITLIDCLVTDQAPVPALAQLLTQNKIRLEVV, via the coding sequence ATGAATCTGCCACCCCGTCAACAGCAGATCCTCGAGCTGGTCCGTGAGCGCGGCTATGTCAGCATCGAGGAAATGGCCCAACTGTTCGTCGTGACACCGCAAACAATCCGCCGAGACATCAATCAGCTGGCGGAAATGAACCTGCTGCGTCGCTACCATGGCGGCGCAGCCTACGATTCGAGTATCGAAAACACTGCCTATGCGATGCGCGCCGATCAGATGCGCGACGAAAAACAGCGCATCGCCGAAGCGATTGCGGCGCAGATCCCCGACCACGCCTCGCTCTTCATTAATATCGGAACCACTACCGAATCCATCGCCCGCGCGCTGCTCAATCACAATCATCTGAAAATCATTACCAACAATCTGCATGTCGCGTCGATCCTCAGCGGCAAGGATGATTTCGAAGTATTGTTGGCAGGTGGCAATGTACGTCGCGATGGCGGGGTCGTCGGTCAGGCGAGCGTCGATTTCATCACACAGTTCAAAGTCGATTTTGCCTTGGTTGGCATCAGCGGTATCGACGACGATGGCAGCCTGCTGGACTTCGACTATCAGGAAGTCCGGGTTTCGCAAGCCATTATCGCTAATGCGCGTCAGGTCATCCTGGCGGCGGACTCCAGCAAGTTCGGGCGTAACGCGATGGTCAGACTGGGCCCGATCACCCTTATCGACTGCCTGGTTACCGATCAGGCTCCGGTGCCTGCCCTTGCGCAGCTGCTGACGCAAAACAAGATTCGGCTGGAAGTGGTCTAA
- the glpD gene encoding glycerol-3-phosphate dehydrogenase, whose translation MPHSTLPNPPLSEVYDIAVIGGGINGVGIAADASGRGLSVFLCEKDDLASHTSSASSKLIHGGLRYLEHYEFRLVREALAEREVLLEKAPHIVKPMRFVLPHRPHLRPAWMIRAGLFLYDHLGKREKLAAAKNVRFGVDSPLKSTITRGFEYSDCWVDDARLVVLNAMAAREKGAHVHTQTRCLNARRSKGLWQLNMERADGSLFSIRAKALVNAAGPWVAKFIREDLKLESQYGIRLIQGSHLIVPKLYEGENAFILQNEDKRIVFAIPYLERFTIIGTTDREYTGDPSKVAITDGETDYLLKIVNEHFKVQLSRDDILRSYSGVRPLCNDESDNPSAITRDYTLSLTGSAEEAPILSVFGGKLTTYRKLAESAMQQLAPFFPQMKPSWTAKGRLPGGENMTTPAALASELQKRCAWLPAETANRWAITYGSRSFRIIEGVQSVADMGESLGGGLFSREVDYLCSEEWATNADDILWRRTKLGLFTTAQEQENVQQYLNKVALSKSEIAAA comes from the coding sequence ATGCCCCATTCCACATTGCCAAATCCGCCGCTTTCCGAGGTCTACGACATCGCTGTCATCGGCGGTGGCATCAATGGTGTCGGAATTGCGGCGGATGCCTCGGGCCGAGGTCTATCGGTTTTCCTGTGTGAAAAGGATGACCTCGCCAGCCATACCTCTTCGGCGAGTAGCAAACTGATTCATGGCGGCCTGCGCTACCTTGAGCATTACGAGTTCCGTCTGGTGCGTGAGGCGCTGGCAGAACGTGAAGTCCTGCTGGAAAAGGCCCCCCATATCGTCAAGCCCATGCGCTTTGTGTTGCCGCACCGGCCGCACCTTCGCCCGGCGTGGATGATCCGCGCGGGCCTGTTCCTGTATGACCATCTGGGTAAGCGTGAAAAACTGGCTGCGGCCAAAAACGTTCGCTTCGGCGTCGACAGCCCGCTCAAATCAACCATTACTCGCGGTTTTGAATACTCGGATTGCTGGGTTGACGATGCCCGTCTGGTGGTACTCAATGCCATGGCCGCTCGCGAGAAAGGCGCGCACGTCCACACGCAGACACGATGCCTGAATGCACGCCGCAGCAAAGGCCTGTGGCAACTGAACATGGAGCGCGCCGACGGTAGCCTGTTCTCGATTCGCGCCAAAGCGCTGGTCAACGCGGCCGGTCCGTGGGTCGCGAAGTTTATTCGCGAAGATTTGAAGCTCGAGTCGCAATACGGCATCCGCTTGATTCAAGGTAGCCATTTGATCGTGCCGAAGCTGTATGAGGGCGAGAACGCCTTCATCCTGCAAAATGAAGATAAGCGGATCGTTTTCGCGATTCCTTACCTTGAGCGCTTCACCATCATTGGCACCACCGACCGCGAATACACAGGCGATCCGAGCAAAGTCGCGATCACTGACGGCGAGACCGATTACTTGCTGAAGATCGTCAACGAGCATTTCAAAGTGCAATTGAGTCGCGACGACATCCTTCGTAGTTACTCGGGTGTTCGCCCGCTCTGCAATGATGAGTCGGATAACCCTTCAGCCATTACCCGCGATTACACGTTGTCATTGACCGGCAGCGCCGAGGAAGCGCCGATTCTGTCGGTATTCGGGGGCAAGCTGACGACCTACCGTAAACTGGCGGAATCGGCCATGCAGCAACTTGCACCGTTCTTCCCGCAGATGAAACCGAGCTGGACTGCAAAAGGCAGGCTGCCTGGCGGCGAGAACATGACCACTCCAGCCGCATTGGCCAGTGAGTTGCAAAAGCGTTGCGCCTGGTTGCCTGCCGAGACAGCCAATCGCTGGGCCATTACCTACGGCAGCCGCAGCTTTCGGATTATCGAAGGCGTACAAAGTGTTGCCGACATGGGCGAATCATTAGGCGGCGGGCTTTTCTCGCGAGAAGTCGATTACCTGTGCAGCGAAGAGTGGGCGACCAATGCCGACGACATCCTGTGGCGCAGGACCAAGCTTGGCTTGTTCACTACCGCACAAGAGCAGGAAAACGTGCAGCAATACCTGAACAAAGTGGCTCTCAGTAAAAGCGAAATAGCAGCCGCTTGA